Proteins co-encoded in one Aspergillus luchuensis IFO 4308 DNA, chromosome 6, nearly complete sequence genomic window:
- a CDS encoding MFS transporter (COG:G;~EggNog:ENOG410PHCQ;~InterPro:IPR020846,IPR011701,IPR036259;~PFAM:PF07690;~TransMembrane:9 (i103-125o137-159i195-218o238-255i345-365o385-404i416-435o447-476i524-544o);~go_function: GO:0022857 - transmembrane transporter activity [Evidence IEA];~go_process: GO:0055085 - transmembrane transport [Evidence IEA]) gives MRTEEHNPLNRRHSSTLHYQTFDTPPPKSRGRPNSGQSGSSGDDSHHQPSDSQNGSGHGSPLPKKQMAVLAMISLCEQTAFNSVSPYLPDMASSFPEVEPDMVGVYVGAIATAFAVAQLITNYFWGWLSDRIGRKPVILLGTILTAACFCAFGFCRTLYQAIVVQAMMGAVNGNQGLVSTCLGEITDRSNQSKAFTYLPVLYGIGGITGPLLGGLLVFERNPFDKSQPNPFPYLMPNLLAGGVLVVDFVLSIFFLEESLEDAETLPDFKQRVRALFAWLWEWTSSAKSASRVKPPHAGNYRHLRTSSYESQDHDSELDSASEVSETHQTHHESLTRSEIFNRDTVLLLLTYLIFALCNVAFNSLFPIFSQARPPLGRGLTPSEIGLAQGFSGFVTIIFQICIFGKLRDKMGNRWSYRAGLFGFVISFLLMPFVGYKSNGGNGISGKTALLAIELCFALLVKTVASVGGLTSALLLITNSAPDHAVLGSLNGLAQTLSAAGRAVGPFLSGSLFSLASRLKHKGEAMPFGVFAAVSFVGFILSFGIRGRSLEAEDWESDSDDTYKSDDDEADA, from the exons ATGAGGACAGAAGAGCACAACCCGCTGAATCGGCGACATTCCTCTACGCTGCACTATCAGACCTTCGACACCCCGCCGCCGAAATCTCGCGGAAGACCGAACTCCGGCCAATCTGGATCATCAGGCGACGACTCGCATCACCAACCAAGCGATTCTCAAAATGGATCGGGACACGGATCTCCCCTGCCCAAGAAACAAATGGCGGTTTTGGCGATGATATCCCTCTGCGAACAGACTGCCTTCAACTCCGTCAGTCCTTATCTGCCCGATATGGCGTCCTCCTTCCCCGAAGTCGAACCGGATATGGTCGGTGTATACGTCGGAGCGATTGCTACTGCGTTCGCAGTAGCACAGCTGATCACAAATTACTTCTGGGGCTGGCTATCTGATCGGATAGGAAGGAAACCGGTTATCCTGCTGGGCACAATCCTCACGGCGGCTTGCTTTTGCGCTTTTGGATTTTGCAGGACGCTTTACCAGGCAATCGTTGTTCAGGCGATGATGGGCGCCGTCAATGGCAACCAAGGTCTGGTGTCCACTTGCCTGGGTGAGATCACTGATCGGAGCAATCAGTCGAAGGCCTTCACCTATCTGCCTGTTCTTTATGGTATCGGTGGCATAACTGGACCTCTGTTAGGAGGCCTATTGGTCTTCGAGCGGAATCCCTTTGACAAAAGccaacccaaccccttccCGTACCTCATGCCGAATTTGCTCGCCGGTGGAGTCTTAGTTGTGGACTTCGTCCTGTCGATATTCTTCCTCGAAGAGAGCTTGGAGGACGCAGAGACCTTACCCGATTTCAAGCAGAGAGTCCGTGCTCTATTCGCGTGGTTGTGGGAGTGGACTAGCTCTGCAAAGAGCGCGAGTCGGGTAAAACCACCACATGCTGGCAATTATCGCCACCTTCGTACGAGCTCGTACGAAAGTCAGGATCATGATAGCGAGCTAGACTCGGCGTCTGAGGTATCGGAAACTCACCAGACCCACCATGAGTCGTTGACACGAAGTGAGATTTTCAACCGGGATACTGTGCTGCTCCTTTTGACCTATCTCATTTTCGCTCTCTGCAACGTTGCTTTCAACTCGTTGTTTCCTATCTTCTCGCAAGCCCGTCCCCCACTTGGGCGTGGCTTGACCCCTTCGGAGATCGGTCTTGCTCAAGGGTTCTCTGGCTTTGTTACGATCATTTTTCAAATTTGCATTTTCGGCAAATTGAGAGATAAGATGGGAAATCGCTGGTCTTACCGAGCGGGCTTGTTTGGCTTCGTCATTTCGTTCCTGCTCATGCCTTTCGTCGGATACAAGAGCAATGGGGGTAATGGAATAAGCGGGAAGACCGCGCTTTTGGCAATCGAGTTGTGCTTTGCGTTGCTCGTCAAAACAGTGGCCTCAGTTGGCGGACTGACAAGTGCACTTCTACTG ATTACCAACTCCGCCCCGGATCATGCCGTCTTAGGATCCCTCAACGGACTTGCTCAAACCCTTTCCGCCGCAGGCCGTGCGGTCGGCCCATTCCTATCCGGCAGCCTATTCTCTCTTGCATCCAGACTCAAGCACAAAGGAGAAGCCATGCCATTCGGCGTTTTCGCCGCCGTCTCCTTTGTCGGGTTTATCCTGAGTTTCGGCATCCGAGGCCGTTCCCTCGAAGCCGAGGACTGGGAAagcgacagcgacgacaCGTACAAGTCAGACGATGACGAAGCCGATGCGTGA
- a CDS encoding tetratricopeptide repeat protein (COG:S;~EggNog:ENOG410Q2PF;~InterPro:IPR011990,IPR002893;~PFAM:PF13374,PF13424;~go_function: GO:0005515 - protein binding [Evidence IEA]) — MATEAVPDANLSVQRDFGNIRGLQTEAKRQFDTDIILRNSLQGAPNRFEAKGRVLRASDVLLSLVGRSTSETDDAYPGVASTQEALRCFPPFRDDDGTIFGAVDINCPDCNAVFSSLSELKHHYLTKYCPGTAIAVYVMTRDRLITKGYRVEKRFIPLNSRPICFFCGNCERPFTFGDGEEEGLDRQRNTPFFVDCKHCGEPCNVSYQPILNDPRDDIVVRGTARDMASANHSRSSSFTQKGSMGSKVPSTNGAGDQSFSKKARKIRDSWSLRKFSQGEEDELVAIGFSGLYDLERVHAPHGIYQQIESNNEPGTALSTMSYATNGVNNGSIVESKRTLCEEESGRPGPKNELRSGHAEKERPQAQQRASWRQSFLQRLFGRKVPKGVSRARSTSDRGKKLIKRANTIRFSFVTKYTRSERRAATTRKSDVVSTDGRTQVTEPTQESVAETEYMALLRETQNIFIHTQHISGGAIVHDASGRQRILKIDEIAQLFLQIKDELSAASIWSRILHEQMRAQNALNQGNLESAMSKFHNALRLLDECPALDIDKHCRAVLLHSLGRVYRHLERTQEATVCYLTALGLFKRTFGRDHPDNFAILHDLGALDSKDGYATQASALYERSFAGRLKTLGHNDPETLKSMQDLATLKVALGDLESALLLLEKAAPALDTVFGLHNERTLIAKNQLSLLYHKLDLNKEAQMICGRTIPHYKAVFGITSPITREAVVRYLECSENFDFPSEINDILDQYQHSREPDALRVIQHLGRSYINAGLYRDAANVFESLVEDFLAIKGPEAIETYDALSALCVSHEQLDSIDKAILAYKQLVHMARRTPEDRYLQTRIGFAEERILALNGRRNMLAAEKQDWACMEPGPCEKCGTPTTTLCNTCNIFRFCNDTCHKAASASHASQCIPSVTRLESKSIRMKHKCPVPARDLAITRIRQLDTTRPVNITASTAYHLDHRKFTTFRMKLNPDVNTVIVFARESDIRYTMINNPPHLFPPSKVQWTTPERQESIFYAPASPGSDPTEEARYLLVAPGKKMLRALVDKRVRVRGGGGEKERFRALDIPNKDLVEYAQGLVLNDYPYEPFMYVFEWVWKD; from the exons ATGGCTACGGAAGCCGTTCCCGACGCTAACCTGTCGGTTCAGAG AGATTTCGGCAACATTCGAGGGCTGCAGACGGAGGCAAAGCGACAATTCGATACAGATATCATCCTGAGGAATTCGTTACAGGGTGCTCCAAATAGGTTCGAGGCCAAGGGCCGTGTTCTAAGAGCCTCAGACGTGCTGCTGTCTTTAGTTGGCAGATCTACAAGCG AGACGGACGATGCTTATCCCGGTGTTGCAAGTACGCAGGAGGCTTTGCGTTGTTTTCCTCCGTTTCGAGACGATGACGGGACTATATTCGGTGCAGTGGATATCAATTGTCCCGACTGCAATGCAGTTTTTTCTTCGCT AAGCGAGTTGAAACATCACTATCTAACGAAATACTGTCCTGGCACTGCAATTGCCGTATATGTGATGACGCGGGACCG TCTGATCACGAAAGGTTACCGTGTTGAGAAACGTTTCATCCCGCTCAACTCCCGGCcgatttgcttcttctgtgGCAACTGTGAAAGGCCATTTACATTTggcgatggtgaggaggaagggctTGATCGGCAACGAA ATACGCCGTTCTTTGTTGACTGCAAGCATTGTGGTGAACCATGCAATGTCTC ATACCAGCCGATCTTGAACGATCCGCGGGACGACATCGTTGTTAGGGGCACAGCGAGAGACATGGCCAGTGCTAATCACAGTCGAAGTTCTAGCTTTACGCAGAAAGGCTCCATGGGTTCCAAAGTCCCATCAACGAACGGCGCTGGGGATCAGTCCTTTTCCAAAAAAGCCCGAAAGATACGTGATTCCTGGTCGCTCAGAA AGTTCTCAcaaggcgaggaggatgagctggTCGCTATCGGATTTTCGGGGCTATATGACCTGGAACGAG TACATGCCCCCCACGGCATCTATCAACAAATTGAAAGCAACAATGAGCCGGGAACAGCTCTGTCAACAATGAGCTACGCTACGAATG GAGTAAATAATGGATCCATAGTGGAGTCTAAACGGACGCTCTGTGAGGAGGAAAGCGGTCGTCCGGGCCCTAAGAACGAGCTCCGGAGTGGTCACGCTGAGAAAGAACGCCCGCAAGCGCAACAAAGAGCCTCATGGAGACAATCCTTCTTGCAGAGACTCTTCGGTCGCAAGGTCCCCAAAG GTGTCTCGCGTGCACGATCTACCTCAGATCGTGGTAAGAAGTTGATTAAAAGAGCGAACACCATACGGTTCTCGTTCGTCACCAAGTACACGCGAAGCGAAAGGAGAGCAGCAACGACCCGAAAGAGTGACGTGGTTTCGACGGATGGCCGGACGCAGGTCACTGAGCCTACGCAGGAATCTGTCGCGGAAACCGAATACATGGCCTTGCTACGGGAAACGCAGAATAtcttcatccacacccaGCATATCTCGGGCGGTGCTATTGTTCACGATGCATCTGGGCGTCAAAGGATTTTGAAGATTGATGAGATTGCCCAGCTTTTCCTACAGATTAAAGACGAGCTCTCGGCTGCAAGCATTTGGTCTCGTATCCTCCACGAACAGATGCGAGCCCAGAATGCTCTGAATCAGGGGAATCTGGAATCTGCAATGAGCAAATTTCACAATGCGCTGAGATTGCTCGATGAGTGTCCAGCATTAGATATTGACAAGCATTGCCGAGCGGTACTTCTCCATTCCTTGGGACGGGTATATCGCCATTTGGAAAGGACACAAGAGGCGACTGTCTGTTATTTGACGGCTCTTGGATTATTCAAGCGGACGTTTGGGCGCGACCATCCCGATAACTTCGCCATTCTGCATGACCTAGGAGCGCTCGATTCGAAGGATGGATATGCTACACAAGCATCAGCTTTATACGAGCGCTCGTTTGCAGGTCGCTTGAAGACACTGGGGCACAACGACCCAGAGACTCTGAAGAGCATGCAGGACCTTGCCACGCTGAAGGTCGCTTTGGGTGATTTGGAATCGGCACTCCTCCTTCTGGAGAAAGCAGCCCCGGCACTAGATACGGTTTTTGGGCTGCATAACGAAAGAACATTGATTGCAAAAAACCAACTATCTCTCCTGTACCACAAACTTGACCTGAATAAGGAGGCCCAAATGATCTGCGGCCGAACCATCCCGCATTACAAGGCAGTCTTCGGTATTACCAGTCCTATCACACGAGAAGCGGTCGTTCGGTATCTTGAATGCTCTGAGAATTTCGACTTTCCAAGTGAAATAAATGACATTCTTGATCAATATCAACATTCTCGGGAACCAGACGCCCTGCGGGTCATCCAACATCTAGGACGATCGTATATCAACGCTGGCCTCTATCGGGATGCCGCGAATGTTTTCGAATCTTTGGTCGAAGACTTCTTGGCAATCAAGGGACCAGAAGCAATCGAAACGTATGATGCTCTCAGCGCCCTCTGTGTCTCCCACGAACAACTCGACTCTATCGACAAGGCCATACTTGCCTACAAACAGCTAGTCCATATGGCGCGACGAACCCCGGAAGACCGCTACCTGCAGACGAGGATAGGGTTCGCCGAGGAGAGGATATTGGCTCTCAACGGACGAAGAAATATGCTCGCAGCTGAGAAGCAAGATTGGGCATGCATGGAGCCCGGGCCGTGTGAGAAGTGCGGCACCCCTACCACCACCTTGTGCAACA CCTGCAATATCTTCCGTTTCTGCAATGATACATGTCACAAGGCTGCCTCAGCCTCCCATGCTTCCCAATGCATCCCATCCGTCACCCGTCTCGAATCCAAGTCCATCCGAATGAAGCACAAATGCCCCGTCCCAGCACGCGACCTTGCGATCACCAGAATCCGCCAACTCGACACCACCCGACCTGTCAATATAACAGCCAGTACCGCTTACCATCTCGACCATCGAAAATTCACTACCTTCCGGATGAAACTCAATCCAGACGTTAACACagtcatcgtcttcgcccGCGAATCCGACATCCGCTACACCATGATCAACAACCCTCCACATCTCTTCCCGCCCAGCAAAGTCCAATGGACCACCCCAGAGCGTCAAGAATCTATCTTCTACGCCCCCGCATCCCCCGGCTCTGACccaacagaagaagcaagataCCTTCTCGTCGCCCCGGGGAAGAAAATGCTCCGCGCCTTGGTCGATAAGCGCGTACGAGTccgtggcggcggcggcgaaaAGGAACGCTTCCGAGCCCTTGATATCCCCAACAAAGACCTGGTCGAATACGCCCAGGGACTCGTCCTAAATGATTATCCGTATGAACCGTTCATGTACGTTTTTGAATGGGTGTGGAAAGACTAA
- a CDS encoding uncharacterized protein (COG:S;~EggNog:ENOG410PT59;~TransMembrane:1 (o776-797i)) — MEVLDLPKRNSPISQSTAVAMGPTSPHPEEKASDAPYMVDDDFAGDDEDGDDDSISPISERAPPWSGTRWARFFPELSSHFSLASPTNSTNPPFPQFHTKGPPHIDGPSQQPERRSKGPSSLSSEDVADNRSSSYTSRSSLTSQGSEATSPVHKLADSLHITSPTRAGVFDESKYAHQIPPPFPSRSSIAQSKDKPLPQEPPIELTPLSIRHKTPQMHDRRPGYVGRLEPPPRSKKHASHHHPTLSQACNDLERTLAGLGEQPQTPGQLSPRSPLQILDGPLQISRGNMDMVATRPAPRPPASVHNNRQIHKVKSREDVKQTKKSLKNKPSFSFSVPAFGRKLSRVHQRSTSNTSSKSEPESYRASILHQPAVAELGDGEIAELQGSSVIGFRERPLSAGGEKELRMRLPRLQTKEMGESGRKRDNIHSTHEDPEQLRSPHERARGASVGDKYFVSYSKLDGIPATHQHQQTSQTSAMVYELEGGSPQPPAELQGDTTTAIDVPVSVSVSVSVGAMPGTLPDRVILTVLEHITSLDDLFNVAVARRDFYRVFKKHELKLMRIAVFAMSAPAWELREMSPPWDTEWQFVLDPDAPVPEYTPSRYLKRYAEDIYTLAHLKSLILARCGTFLRPETIRGLSGTDDVRAAEVDDAFWRVWTFCRLFGSGKGREGDISGQLDWLRGGKVARNRRVSEFTSIADPYDANSVLFEPPAGFGDGNTGGLSKEQLLDMTEIWTCLGVLLQPMHGKCIEARATGVFDGHNVEAGDSAKEEAVLEEWTYYILTLGLSAVLVLGSIHPYDNTTAVFQRAHSMGLTNWEASDTGASRSSFLREAVSKACQPRGSSTSQVSVRSPGFGSSPSGSHDVSQTSNVPGERESSPDFHRRRQAAYSAQLRNQRQQQPSPPNPMLAEERPISHYATIMSRLEGLPPAPQPPMSVSRIEIPPTTHSYVTNVSYMQPLQPVTPVYYPPQVRDPVDHAIDIMVRELGFAEEDAKWALKITDSGEGINMNAAISLLTRERRTHEQSSRGFSLRKRKSFLSSVINSPESRHSGWKWA; from the exons ATGGAGGTGCTGGACTTGCCTAAGCGCAATTCACCCATTTCACAATCCACCGCTGTCGCAATGGGACCAACATCTCCCCATCCTGAAGAGAAGGCGTCGGATGCCCCATACATGGTGGACGATGACtttgctggagatgatgaagatggcgatgatgattctATTTCGCCTATTTCTGAGAGAGCACCTCCATGGTCTGGAACTCGCTGGGCTCGTTTTTTCCCCGAACTGTCATCTCACTTCTCCTTGGCGTCCCCGACTAACAGTACAAATCCGCCCTTTCCGCAATTTCACACGAAGGGCCCGCCCCATATTGACGGTCCCTCACAGCAACCGGAAAGAAGGAGTAAAGGGCCTTCTTCTCTGTCGTCTGAAGATGTGGCGGATAACAGGTCATCAAGTTACACTAGCAGGTCTTCCTTGACGAGTCAGGGATCCGAAGCTACATCGCCAGTTCATAAATTGGCGGATAGTCTTCACATAACGTCACCCACAAGGGCTGGCGTCTTTGACGAGTCAAAATATGCGCATCAAATTCCTCCTCCGTTCCCCAGCCGCTCCTCAATTGCTCAGTCCAAAGACAAGCCTCTGCCCCAGGAGCCTCCCATTGAGTTGACACCACTCTCAATCCGTCATAAAACCCCTCAAATGCACGATAGACGACCCGGATATGTTGGTCGCTTGGAACCTCCGCCACGTTCAAAGAAGCAtgcaagtcatcatcatccgacgTTGTCGCAGGCGTGCAACGACCTGGAGAGGACTCTAGCCGGACTTGGTGAGCAGCCGCAGACACCCGGGCAACTCTCCCCTCGCAGTCCTCTCCAGATTCTAGACGGGCCTCTGCAGATTAGTAGAGGCAATATGGACATGGTTGCGACCCGACCAGCCCCTCGACCCCCTGCTAGCGTGCATAACAATCGTCAGATCCACAAAGTCAAATCCCGCGAAGATGTgaaacaaacaaagaaaTCACTGAAGAACAAACcgtccttttccttctcagtACCAGCCTTCGGTCGGAAACTGAGTCGTGTCCATCAGCGATCCACCAGTAACACCAGCTCCAAGTCAGAACCTGAATCCTACCGGGCCAGCATCCTACATCAGCCAGCTGTCGCAGAACTTGGAGACGGCGAGATCGCTGAGCTACAGGGATCTTCAGTCATTGGTTTCCGTGAGAGACCTCTTTCCGCTGGCGGGGAGAAGGAACTTCGGATGAGGCTTCCCCGCCTTCAGACAAAGGAAATGGGGGAGTCCGGTCGGAAAAGAGACAACATCCACAGCACTCATGAAGACCCTGAACAGCTAAGAAGCCCGCATGAGAGAGCGAGGGGCGCTTCTGTCGGAGATAAGTACTTCGTATCGTACAGCAAGCTCGATGGTATACCAGCcactcatcaacatcaacaaactTCGCAAACTTCAGCGATGGTCTATGAGCTGGAAGGCGGGTCCCCACAACCGCCAGCCGAGCTGCAAGGCGATACCACCACTGCGATCGATGTACCTGTCAGTGTATCTGTCAGTGTATCTGTTGGAGCAATGCCTGGTACTCTGCCTGACCGCGTTATATTAACGGTCTTGGAGCATATCACCTCCCTCGATGACCTTTTCAATGTTGCGGTAGCCCGCAGAGACTTCTATCGAGTGTTTAAGAAGCACGAGTTGAAGCTTATGAGGATAGCTGTATTCGCCATGTCTGCGCCAGCGTGGGAGTTGCGCGAAATGAGCCCGCCATGGGATACCGAATGGCAATTTGTGCTGGATCCTGACGCCCCTGTGCCTGAATACACGCCCAGCCGCTATCTCAAGCGCTATGCTGAGGATATATACACCCTGGCTCATCTTAAATCGCTTATACTAGCTCGTTGTGGGACTTTTCTGCGCCCTGAAACGATCCGTGGGCTATCCGGCACTGACGATGTTCGTGCCGCCGAGGTTGATGATGCCTTTTGGCGGGTTTGGACTTTCTGTCGCCTTTTCGGTTCCGGGAAAGGTAGAGAGGGAGACATCTCGGGGCAGTTGGATTGGTTGAGAGGTGGCAAGGTAGCCAGGAACCGACGTGTCTCGGAATTCACGTCTATAGCCGATCCATATGACGCGAATAGCGTTTTGTTCGAACCTCCTGCGGGATTCGGGGACGGCAATACAGGAGGCTTATCAAAGGAGCAGCTTCTTGATATGACGGAGATATGGACCTGCTTGGGTGTGCTTCTTCAGCCAATGCACGGTAAGTGTATTGAAGCACGAGCAACTGGAGTATTCGATGGGCATAATGTAGAGGCAGGCGATTCTGccaaggaagaagcagtttTAG AGGAGTGGACCTACTACATTCTCACACTTGGACTTTCAGCCGTCTTGGTGCTCGGCTCGATTCATCCCTATGACAACACTACTGCTGTTTTCCAGAGAGCCCATTCGATGGGCTTGACCAACTGGGAAGCATCTGACACTGGTGCGAGCCGTTCGTCATTCCTGAGAGAGGCTGTGTCGAAAGCTTGCCAGCCACGGGGAAGTAGTACTTCTCAGGTGTCAGTGCGCTCTCCTGGCTTTGGCTCTTCACCTTCGGGGTCGCATGATGTATCACAAACTTCTAACGTTCCCGGCGAGAGAGAGTCTTCGCCTGACTTTCATCGCCGACGGCAAGCTGCTTACTCTGCCCAGTTAAGAAAtcagaggcagcagcagcccagtCCACCCAATCCTATGCTTGCTGAAGAACGGCCCATATCGCATTATGCGACCATCATGAGCCGCTTAGAAGGCCTTCCGCCCGCGCCTCAGCCGCCAATGTCTGTGTCAAGGATAGAAATACCGCCTACTACCCACTCTTACGTGACAAACGTGTCCTATAtgcaacccctccaaccaGTCACACCAGTGTACTACCCACCACAGGTTCGCGACCCTGTTGACCACGCCATTGACATCATGGTTCGAGAACTTGGCTTTGCGGAAGAGGATGCCAAGTGGGCCCTCAAGATAACAGACAGTGGCGAAGGTATAAATATGAATGCGGCGATATCTTTACTCACCAGGGAACGCAGGACCCATGAGCAGAGTAGCAGGGGATTTTCCCTGAGGAAACGCAAAAGCTTTCTCTCCTCGGTCATCAACAGTCCGGAGTCGAGACATTCAGGCTGGAAATGGGCTTGA
- a CDS encoding Mpv17/PMP22 family protein (COG:S;~EggNog:ENOG410PSDD;~InterPro:IPR007248;~PFAM:PF04117;~TransMembrane:4 (n9-16c24/25o40-61i97-118o138-159i166-184o);~go_component: GO:0016021 - integral component of membrane [Evidence IEA]), with protein sequence MAFPPIARATLQAALINAGSNVLAQAIGAYRDERPFELDTQVLFQFTTCAFVISPLTFLWLEGLEAKFPGYDESSAPKPKTEKKEAQKPKLNVTNTVAKIVIDQIVGGAWNTVAFIMTMGLLRGQSWDAITLQVQKDFWPILIAGFKLWPIVSILNFTVVPTDKRLLVGSLFGVIWAIYLSLMSG encoded by the exons ATGGCTTTTCCTCCGATAGCGAGGGCGACCTTGCAAGCTGCGCTGATTAATGCGGGTTCCAATGTTCTCGCTCAGGCTATTGGGGCTTATAGGGATGAG AGACCCTTTGAACTAGACACTCAAGTCTTGTTTCAGTTCACTACTTGCGCCTTTGTTATTTCACCCTTGACCTTCTTGTGGCTTGAAGGTCTCGAGGCGAAATTTCCAGGCTATGATGAGAGCTCTGCTCCCAAGccgaagacggagaagaaggaggcacAGAAGCCCAAGCTGAATGTGACGAATACTGTGGCGAAGATTGTCATCGATCAGATTGTCGGCGGTGCCTGGAACACTGTAGCCTTTATCATGACGATGGGACTTTTGCGCGGTCAGAGCTGGGATGCCATCACGCTGCAGGTCCAAAAG GATTTCTGGCCCATCCTAATCGCGGGATTCAAACTGTGGCCTATTGTCTCTATCTTGAACTTCACAGTGGTACCAACAGACAAACGGCTGCTTGTTGGCAGTCTGTTTGGTGTGATCTGGGCCATTTATTTGAGTCTGATGTCTGGTTGA
- a CDS encoding putative iron-sulfur cluster-binding protein (COG:P;~EggNog:ENOG410PNKF;~InterPro:IPR036922,IPR017941,IPR001663;~PFAM:PF00355;~TransMembrane:2 (o12-30i290-308o);~go_function: GO:0051537 - 2 iron, 2 sulfur cluster binding [Evidence IEA];~go_process: GO:0044237 - cellular metabolic process [Evidence IEA];~go_process: GO:0055114 - oxidation-reduction process [Evidence IEA]) has translation MAIEEPYPALPPALSALVLFSLLAGLAFLFRSLSKPLFRGYKSLRIAKPTETELDLVPGGNENIVCKESDFPENWWTGSEVFELERRAIFSKRWLYLAHRNRFTKPGEYHSFEVAGIPIFLVLGKDGVVRAFHNVCRHRAYTVTRKECGSSTILGCRYHGWSYNTKGQLIKAPHFDNVPGFDKAQNSLFSIQIKTTPAGFIFVNLDASPTMTPLQTRSLDSFAGRHGIGRQSTWLGGQTVEGRFNWKIALRLQRIIDHTELETEFSQPRYKALLLSLFNSSRMRSEDVQVFPFTTIHTLCGGVLWYSLSFIPISESITSVRIDLYTHKDMGSPAPAPPAEKLFSELSNSIRELETQFQSPSGTPTLPTYITSAPDPAGTDTQREILEAIKSHAKLEKQLGTEIFPATRRPRTNARFEQAEQICKDLDCQDTWNSKSLAW, from the exons ATGGCTATAGAAGAACCGTATCCGGCTCTGCCTCCCGCCTTATCGGCCCTGGTTTTGTTTTCATTGTTAGCGGGGCTAGCTTTTCTCTTTCGATCCTTATCAAAGCCGCTCTTCCGGGGTTATAAGTCCCTGCGTATAGCTAAGCCGACGGAAACCGAACTGGATCTTGTTCCCGGTGGTAACGAAAACATCGTCTGCAAGGAATCGGATTTTCCAGAAAACTGGTGGACTGGCTCAGAAGTCTTTGAACTCGAAAGACGGGCAATATTTAGTAAA AGATGGCTCTACCTAGCCCACCGTAACCGGTTCACCAAACCCGGCGAGTACCATTCCTTCGAAGTGGCCGGTATCCCAATTTTCCTGGTACTGGGGAAAGATGGCGTCGTGCGAGCGTTCCATAACGTCTGCCGTCATAGAGCATACACAGTCACGCGGAAGGAGTGTGGCTCGTCTACGATCCTGGGTTGTCGATATCATGGCTGGAGCTATAACACCAAGGGACAGCTCATCAAGGCACCTCACTTTGACAATGTGCCCGGATTTGACAAGGCTCAGAATAGTTTATTTTCGATTCAGATTAAAACCACACCTGCGGGCTTTATATTCGTGAATTTGGATGCATCCCCGACGATGACGCCATTGCAGACAAGATCTCTTGATTCCTTTGCGGGCCGGCATGGCATCGGACGACAATCTACGTGGCTGGGAGGGCAGACAGTGGAAGGGCGGTTTAATTGGAAGATTGCTT TGAGATTACAGAGAATCATCGACCACACGGAACTGGAGACCGAGTTCTCACAGCCAAGGTATAAGGCACTGTTATTGAGCTTGTTCAATTCCTCACGAATGCGCTCGGAAGATGTTCAAGTCTTCCCTTTTACTACGATTCATACCCTCTGCGGAGGGGTACTGTGGTACTCCCTGAGCTTCATTCCTATATCTGAGAGTATCACTTCAGTTCGGATTGACTTATACACTCACAAAGACATGGGTAGTCCTGCGCCTgcaccaccagcagaaaAACTCTTCAGCGAATTGTCGAACAGTATCCGAGAATTAGAAACTCAATTCCAGTCACCTTCTGGAACACCAAC TCTACCGACCTATATCACATCAGCACCAGACCCAGCTGGCACAG ACACACAACGCGAAATCCTCGAGGCTATCAAATCCCACGCCAAATTAGAAAAACAACTAGGAACCGAGATCTTCCCGGCTACGAGGAGACCTAGAACCAACGCTCGATTCGAGCAGGCTGAACAAA TCTGCAAAGACCTAGATTGCCAAGACACGTGGAACAGCAAGAGTCTTGCCTGGTga